Proteins from a single region of Desulfobacter postgatei 2ac9:
- a CDS encoding DNA recombination protein RmuC: protein MIDFAHMTISTGNLAFLGAGFGLGLLTALVLVKLVMHFFSDRFKALSNKALYENSRHFMDMAQSHFSGYVREAHQDFKVKEEAFTRAVDPVHRMLDRYEQRLGTMEKDRSQAFGAISQYLSDMAKIQHQLAKETDNLVKALRVPHVRGRWGEVTLKRAVELAGMVDHCDFIEQGVQGSGKGALRPDMVVKLPGNRQVVVDAKVPLMAYLDALETTNEAAQKERLDDHARQVMAHIIQLGSKNYAAAFSPSPEFVVLFIPGENFFSAALAARPDLIEKGVSHGVILATPTTLIALLKTVSYVWLQQAGHENARAIRELGLELFERLSTMAGHMNRLGKDIERTAATFNRTLGAMEKRVLVSARKFENLGVSSAGLPDCEPVSGSVLTLNRIKERSPGDETDE, encoded by the coding sequence ATGATTGATTTTGCCCACATGACCATCAGCACGGGGAATCTGGCCTTCTTAGGGGCAGGGTTTGGACTAGGCCTTTTAACAGCTCTGGTTCTTGTTAAACTGGTCATGCATTTTTTTTCAGACCGGTTCAAGGCGTTGTCCAACAAGGCGCTTTATGAAAATTCCCGGCACTTCATGGACATGGCCCAGTCCCATTTCAGCGGTTATGTGCGGGAAGCCCATCAGGATTTCAAGGTCAAAGAGGAGGCATTCACCCGGGCCGTTGATCCGGTACACCGCATGTTAGACCGCTATGAACAGCGGCTTGGCACCATGGAAAAGGACAGAAGCCAGGCCTTTGGCGCCATCAGTCAGTATTTGTCGGATATGGCAAAAATCCAGCACCAGCTTGCCAAAGAAACGGATAACCTGGTTAAAGCCCTGCGGGTGCCCCATGTCCGGGGCAGATGGGGGGAAGTGACCCTGAAACGGGCAGTGGAACTGGCCGGCATGGTCGACCATTGTGACTTTATTGAACAGGGCGTGCAGGGGAGCGGCAAGGGGGCGCTTCGCCCGGACATGGTGGTGAAACTGCCCGGCAACCGTCAGGTTGTGGTGGATGCCAAGGTACCGCTCATGGCGTATCTGGATGCCCTGGAAACAACGAATGAAGCGGCCCAGAAAGAAAGACTTGATGACCATGCCCGCCAGGTGATGGCCCACATTATCCAGCTGGGATCGAAAAATTATGCAGCCGCCTTTAGCCCAAGCCCTGAGTTTGTGGTCCTGTTTATCCCCGGGGAAAATTTTTTTTCTGCCGCCCTTGCGGCCCGGCCGGATCTTATTGAAAAGGGGGTAAGCCACGGCGTGATTCTGGCCACGCCCACCACGCTGATCGCCCTGCTGAAAACCGTGTCCTATGTGTGGCTTCAGCAGGCAGGTCATGAAAACGCCCGGGCCATCCGGGAACTTGGTCTGGAGCTTTTTGAGCGGCTCTCCACCATGGCCGGACACATGAACCGCCTGGGAAAGGATATTGAGCGCACCGCCGCCACCTTTAACCGCACCCTGGGTGCCATGGAAAAAAGGGTGCTGGTTTCGGCCCGGAAATTTGAAAATTTAGGCGTCTCCAGTGCCGGTCTGCCGGATTGTGAACCTGTGTCTGGATCTGTTCTGACCCTTAACCGTATAAAAGAAAGGAGTCCGGGTGATGAGACTGATGAATAA
- the mltA gene encoding murein transglycosylase A, with the protein MRLMNNLEQRPVGFCLNCGNTHMYKKRKPLYQRVLYLLLILTLAGTLGCQSQKKMEHPRENPLVKVAGSDLPEFTDALFFQDLVVSIDQSLVYFKRVPANRTYNYGEDVYNAAHMITSLETFKAFLDTKPSPKDLNRFIRKSYTVYKSVGGPNKDVLFTGYFEPTYPGSRTPGPQYPWPVYAMPDDLFQIDLSAFSDAYKGHKQLMARVDSNSRRILPYYTREQINKQPDFAQKARPVVWLANRIDRFFLEIQGSGRVALPDNEIMRLHYAGVNGRKYSAVGKYLIDNNEVPKEKMSMQAIREWLTAHPERMDEVLFTNDSFVFFKEGKGGPFGCINVAVTPVRSIATDTKLFPKGGLAFIQTALPAGVGQPKEAWPRASLFVLNQDTGGAIKGPGRVDLFCGAGDWADYTAGHMVARGQLYFLVLTPKN; encoded by the coding sequence ATGAGACTGATGAATAACCTTGAACAAAGACCTGTAGGGTTTTGTCTGAATTGTGGAAATACGCACATGTATAAGAAACGCAAGCCACTATACCAACGCGTGCTTTATCTGTTACTGATCCTGACGCTTGCCGGGACCTTGGGGTGCCAGAGTCAGAAAAAAATGGAACATCCCCGGGAAAATCCGTTGGTGAAGGTGGCTGGCTCAGACCTGCCCGAATTTACGGATGCGTTGTTTTTTCAAGATCTTGTGGTCTCCATTGACCAGAGCCTCGTCTATTTTAAGCGTGTGCCGGCAAATCGGACCTATAATTATGGTGAGGATGTGTATAATGCCGCCCATATGATCACTTCCCTTGAAACGTTTAAAGCGTTCCTTGATACCAAGCCGTCGCCCAAAGATCTGAACCGCTTTATCCGGAAATCGTATACAGTGTACAAAAGTGTGGGCGGCCCAAATAAAGATGTGCTTTTCACCGGTTATTTTGAACCCACCTATCCGGGCAGCCGCACCCCGGGGCCGCAATATCCGTGGCCGGTCTACGCCATGCCCGATGATTTGTTCCAGATTGATTTGTCGGCTTTCTCAGATGCATATAAAGGGCACAAACAGCTCATGGCCCGTGTTGATTCAAACTCCCGCAGGATTCTGCCCTATTATACCCGGGAGCAGATCAACAAGCAGCCCGATTTTGCACAAAAAGCCCGGCCCGTGGTCTGGCTGGCCAACCGTATTGACCGGTTTTTTCTGGAGATTCAGGGGTCGGGCAGGGTGGCGCTTCCCGATAACGAGATTATGCGCCTGCATTACGCCGGGGTTAATGGCCGAAAATACAGTGCTGTGGGAAAATATCTCATTGATAACAACGAGGTGCCAAAGGAAAAGATGTCCATGCAGGCCATACGCGAATGGCTCACGGCCCATCCGGAACGCATGGATGAGGTGTTGTTTACCAATGACAGCTTTGTGTTTTTCAAGGAAGGCAAGGGCGGCCCCTTTGGTTGCATCAATGTCGCCGTAACGCCTGTCCGTTCCATTGCCACGGACACCAAACTTTTTCCCAAAGGGGGGCTGGCTTTTATCCAAACGGCGCTGCCTGCCGGCGTGGGGCAACCCAAAGAGGCATGGCCCAGGGCGTCTTTGTTCGTGCTCAACCAGGATACCGGCGGTGCCATCAAGGGGCCGGGCCGGGTGGATCTGTTCTGCGGTGCCGGTGACTGGGCCGATTACACTGCCGGTCACATGGTGGCCAGGGGGCAACTCTATTTTCTGGTGCTTACGCCAAAGAACTAA
- a CDS encoding CHASE2 domain-containing protein — MGAKNFQGDILPGEEPLFGRRCLALGLIFLVVAGLLDVMGFFNGIDDYTYDFFFRLRGTTDPPQQILIAAIDEKSLETLGRWPIERKYYAPFLEQTKEALGILSDIIFAEPAMGDKLFKEALARFPHMILAAYVNRSGHLVLPASSLGHPPVGHVHIEPGMDGVVREICHTLILDGKELPSAASSLYKFMTEDESATPNQLKSVDSHGLNGAPLYSILQTQKRRINYYGPPGTFPSISFSDILENRYPQDYFKNKILVLGLTAAGVDQDHLSCFSQNRNRMAGVELQATILGNILDRSYIRTMGPIRHRTLGALFFLVTLLWMSKRSGSRALMTGAALFIGVTGGAFVLLSFFHFWVPPGIFWAGVAGAQIFGHIVHLEIMGQRLAQARQDWQTSFDAIDDAIIIKDKLGQPVLFNRAASSGAMEVLERHGQTENPGHAQIFDPKLDQYFEIQQFSRQGKDGSSAGSVHVVRNITESTRLRQQQTAMQEQLSQSEKMDAIGALAGGIAHDFNNILSAIMGYTQLAKDEIQDNNKAAEYLEKVLKACSRSAELISQILSFSRKSPKERAPLMVGPIVKEVIQLLKSTLPPTITLTADPGGNEMVTGDPSQIYQILLNLCTNAFQAMGNQPGKITVTVKGIEVDRQTLVPDLELLPGKYVQISVADTGPGIPEKIRGRVFEPYFTTKEKGSGTGLGLATTHGIVKNHGGSIRFDSSENKGTCFHVYLPQAEQIETSSLADEQGKGQQALGRLLLVDDQEELVETGRELLTGLGYEVEATTCPEQALKDFQNRPEFFDAVITDLHMKKMTGILLAEKLRRVRKDIPIVLCTGYNYAMTEEAANQAGISVVINKPFFVTQLSKAIQKAIRGHQGQLI, encoded by the coding sequence ATGGGCGCGAAAAATTTTCAAGGAGATATTCTGCCGGGGGAGGAACCTTTGTTTGGCCGCCGCTGTCTTGCCCTGGGCCTTATTTTCCTGGTTGTGGCGGGCCTTTTGGATGTCATGGGTTTTTTCAACGGCATAGACGATTACACCTATGATTTTTTTTTCAGGCTCAGGGGAACCACTGATCCGCCACAACAGATTCTGATCGCGGCGATTGACGAAAAAAGCCTTGAAACCCTGGGACGATGGCCCATTGAAAGGAAGTACTACGCCCCTTTCCTTGAACAGACAAAAGAGGCTCTGGGTATTCTTTCAGACATTATTTTTGCTGAACCTGCCATGGGCGACAAGCTGTTCAAAGAGGCACTGGCCCGGTTTCCTCATATGATTCTGGCGGCCTACGTGAACCGAAGCGGGCATCTTGTGCTGCCCGCTTCCTCTTTGGGACATCCGCCCGTGGGCCATGTCCACATTGAGCCGGGAATGGACGGGGTGGTCAGAGAGATATGCCACACCCTCATCCTTGACGGAAAAGAGTTGCCTTCTGCAGCTTCTTCACTTTACAAATTCATGACAGAAGACGAATCGGCGACACCGAACCAACTGAAAAGTGTCGATAGCCATGGCCTGAATGGCGCGCCTTTGTATAGTATTCTCCAGACACAGAAAAGGAGGATCAACTATTACGGTCCGCCGGGCACTTTTCCCAGCATTTCATTTTCCGACATCCTGGAAAATCGGTATCCACAGGATTATTTTAAAAACAAAATCCTGGTGCTGGGCCTTACTGCCGCCGGGGTGGATCAGGATCACCTGAGCTGTTTCAGCCAGAACAGGAACCGCATGGCCGGGGTGGAACTGCAGGCAACCATATTGGGTAATATCCTGGACCGCTCATACATTCGAACCATGGGCCCGATCCGGCACAGGACCCTTGGGGCCCTTTTTTTTCTTGTCACGCTTCTGTGGATGTCAAAGCGATCGGGCAGCCGGGCGCTGATGACGGGAGCCGCTCTTTTCATCGGAGTGACAGGTGGGGCCTTCGTTCTATTATCCTTTTTTCATTTCTGGGTGCCCCCCGGGATTTTTTGGGCTGGTGTTGCAGGGGCGCAGATATTTGGTCATATCGTTCATCTGGAGATCATGGGGCAAAGGCTTGCTCAGGCCCGGCAGGACTGGCAGACCTCCTTTGACGCCATTGACGATGCCATTATCATCAAAGACAAACTTGGACAGCCTGTATTGTTCAATAGGGCGGCCTCTTCCGGGGCGATGGAGGTGCTGGAACGGCATGGGCAGACAGAAAATCCCGGACATGCCCAGATCTTTGATCCAAAGCTCGACCAATACTTTGAGATTCAACAATTTTCTCGTCAGGGAAAGGATGGATCGTCCGCCGGCAGCGTCCATGTGGTGCGAAACATCACTGAAAGCACCCGGCTGCGGCAGCAGCAGACAGCCATGCAGGAACAGTTGAGCCAGTCCGAAAAAATGGATGCCATCGGTGCCCTGGCCGGCGGTATTGCCCACGATTTCAACAATATTCTTTCGGCCATCATGGGGTACACCCAGCTGGCCAAAGATGAGATCCAGGATAACAATAAGGCCGCCGAGTATCTCGAAAAGGTACTCAAGGCATGTAGCCGCTCAGCAGAGCTGATTTCCCAGATCCTGAGCTTCAGCCGCAAATCCCCTAAAGAGCGCGCCCCACTGATGGTTGGCCCCATTGTCAAGGAAGTCATCCAGCTGCTCAAATCTACCCTGCCGCCGACCATAACCCTGACAGCCGATCCCGGAGGAAATGAGATGGTCACAGGAGATCCGAGCCAAATCTATCAAATACTGCTGAATCTGTGCACCAATGCCTTTCAAGCCATGGGAAATCAGCCCGGAAAAATAACCGTGACGGTAAAGGGCATTGAGGTGGACAGGCAGACCCTTGTCCCAGACCTTGAACTTTTGCCGGGAAAATATGTGCAGATCAGTGTTGCAGACACAGGGCCGGGTATCCCGGAAAAAATCCGGGGCCGCGTTTTTGAGCCTTATTTTACTACCAAGGAAAAAGGTTCTGGCACGGGTTTAGGCCTTGCCACCACCCACGGCATCGTGAAGAATCACGGGGGCAGCATCCGGTTTGACTCCAGTGAAAACAAGGGGACCTGTTTCCATGTCTACCTGCCCCAGGCAGAACAGATTGAGACGAGCAGTCTTGCGGACGAGCAGGGTAAAGGGCAACAGGCTCTGGGACGGCTGCTGCTGGTGGATGACCAGGAAGAACTTGTGGAAACAGGCCGAGAGCTTTTAACGGGCCTGGGGTATGAAGTTGAAGCAACCACTTGTCCGGAACAGGCCTTGAAGGATTTCCAGAACCGGCCTGAGTTTTTTGATGCGGTCATTACCGACCTGCACATGAAAAAGATGACAGGGATACTTCTGGCCGAAAAGTTGCGCAGGGTTCGAAAGGATATCCCCATTGTCCTGTGCACTGGTTACAACTACGCCATGACAGAGGAAGCAGCCAATCAGGCCGGCATCAGCGTTGTTATTAACAAGCCTTTTTTCGTTACGCAGCTGTCAAAGGCAATCCAGAAGGCCATCAGAGGGCATCAGGGACAGCTTATTTAA
- a CDS encoding FecR domain-containing protein, with translation MRHKIKYPAILFFVFLFFTPFLSAEILDEKIVTITVAKKDNLVNISKTWLENPHDWKRISNFNQLKNFNLIYPGQRIKIPVKLLKGIPMEGVVTFIKGDVWACPEGTEARSVLKKADVVGQGAQIETGKESAVEITFEDGSAFFLRPETRVSIRTARQRQPYFMIRRLFVPAGRTMMHIQKSTGGESRFEIHTPSAVSAARGTQFRVSVDNDKTTRTEVLDGMVGVAGTGKEVMLDSGQGTWVEKGKQPNTPQTLLPPPALEGLRPLYQSVPIDFSLAMPQKAVAARVIVAKDPEMKDVVKEVVVQKGDPVPKIMLPDGNYYCQTLSMSPAGLEGIPLAPQGFKVRTNPFPPFVQRPVNGEELKTKRVEVEWLKVGDAASYSVQVSKESDFKNLYRNIEGITGTRQSIVLEEYGVYYLRVCAIAEDDFKGLWSDAISFSVVEPPKAPEGMAPAVDKKTITIRWQEMGPDMTYLFQMAKDPLFKEVLLEKTTNVSDVRFDRPKKGGTYYVRVRAVDPDGYEGRFTPAQAFEIKTFPYADVGAIVTWVIGALIIIL, from the coding sequence ATAAAATAAAATATCCGGCGATTCTATTTTTTGTTTTTCTTTTTTTTACCCCATTTCTTTCTGCTGAAATCTTAGATGAAAAAATCGTCACCATCACCGTCGCCAAAAAAGACAATCTGGTCAATATCAGCAAGACCTGGCTTGAGAATCCCCATGACTGGAAAAGAATTTCAAACTTCAATCAGCTTAAAAATTTCAACCTGATATATCCAGGGCAGCGTATAAAAATTCCGGTCAAACTGCTCAAAGGGATTCCCATGGAAGGGGTTGTCACATTTATCAAAGGTGATGTCTGGGCCTGCCCGGAGGGTACCGAGGCCAGATCTGTTTTGAAAAAGGCAGATGTGGTGGGCCAGGGTGCTCAGATTGAAACCGGGAAAGAAAGTGCAGTGGAAATCACATTTGAGGACGGCAGCGCTTTTTTTCTCAGGCCTGAGACCCGGGTCAGCATCAGGACCGCAAGGCAGCGGCAGCCCTATTTTATGATCCGCAGGCTTTTTGTGCCTGCCGGACGGACAATGATGCATATACAAAAGAGTACAGGCGGGGAGTCCCGGTTTGAAATTCATACCCCATCTGCGGTTTCCGCAGCCAGGGGAACCCAGTTCAGGGTGTCTGTGGACAATGATAAAACAACACGGACAGAGGTGCTGGACGGTATGGTCGGCGTTGCAGGAACCGGAAAAGAGGTAATGCTGGATTCGGGCCAGGGGACCTGGGTGGAAAAGGGAAAACAGCCGAATACGCCCCAAACGCTTTTGCCGCCGCCGGCCCTTGAGGGGCTGCGCCCTTTGTACCAAAGTGTGCCGATAGACTTTTCCCTTGCCATGCCCCAAAAGGCTGTGGCGGCAAGAGTAATTGTCGCAAAAGATCCTGAAATGAAGGATGTCGTCAAAGAGGTTGTAGTGCAAAAGGGTGATCCTGTGCCAAAGATCATGCTGCCGGACGGCAATTATTACTGCCAGACTTTGAGCATGAGTCCGGCAGGACTTGAAGGTATTCCTTTAGCGCCTCAAGGTTTCAAGGTCCGAACCAATCCTTTTCCGCCTTTTGTTCAACGTCCTGTTAACGGCGAAGAATTGAAAACAAAACGGGTGGAAGTGGAATGGCTGAAGGTGGGAGATGCCGCCTCCTACAGCGTCCAGGTGTCAAAAGAATCGGATTTCAAAAATTTATACAGGAATATTGAGGGTATCACCGGCACCCGCCAATCCATTGTTCTTGAAGAATATGGCGTTTATTATTTAAGGGTTTGCGCCATTGCCGAAGATGATTTCAAAGGGTTATGGTCGGACGCAATCTCCTTTAGCGTTGTTGAACCGCCAAAGGCACCCGAGGGCATGGCGCCGGCTGTGGACAAGAAGACCATCACTATCAGGTGGCAGGAGATGGGACCCGATATGACCTACCTGTTTCAAATGGCCAAGGATCCGCTATTCAAAGAAGTTCTGCTTGAGAAAACAACCAATGTATCCGATGTCCGTTTTGACAGGCCCAAAAAGGGAGGCACTTATTATGTCCGGGTCAGGGCCGTTGATCCGGACGGGTATGAAGGGCGGTTTACTCCGGCCCAGGCCTTTGAAATAAAAACTTTTCCCTATGCAGATGTAGGAGCGATTGTAACATGGGTAATCGGCGCATTGATAATTATTTTATAG